One stretch of Paramormyrops kingsleyae isolate MSU_618 chromosome 4, PKINGS_0.4, whole genome shotgun sequence DNA includes these proteins:
- the LOC111858970 gene encoding SKI/DACH domain-containing protein 1-like, with protein sequence MGDLESGFEEMEGVKLGYLVIKGKQMFALSQVFTDLLKNIPRTTVHKRMDHLNVKKHHCDLEELRKLKAINSIAFHAAKCTLISREDVEALYISCKTERVLKSKRSKLKTKSAEDLYGGHIRSDPQNSFWKEKVWLSLHGVSQPFTFKNKAGRQHETVSPQASNLPQIYSKFASHGFHADAKSACRSPKNFETAQIPSNCVAFNPGHSFFRSVVCSRQPVLYQSAIAVQSKLSSTADLTYKRKRQYDGAGWHFWNKSRHSRRVLLVPKCCKSKVSNGHLNKFHIDRELYLAHQNVGNFQESCSSDTESSSYSERADNDSDFGSSLSTTSNSGTSDDEDDDSLSESSDVSSEDDSSSESDSSSVSSQVSLQSIRYRRTSFSTLNNKAPLVTQATFLYDQHRPKNQSAATLSDYGISNRKLPKSDFKLCGKKQEVGNASKQSKICPLVPGTSLPESKRETAPGITFSNFEIPDDLKRLEPTINRVQEEGHSPCLKENKDFPQQRVSGQSNKCHQALISHCAQDKETIVSQSSENNPVNLKKEAKISHCLKPHAYLTIKAEPEDHNTLSNYQGENSTVPRTSPTLPQNVKIKVEENFDEYEYSCQIPEFGPEHHCNGKDPDVTNSQHPCGEEKPSENLNHASKATECTDDPATSQKSPSKNQEFKSTLNTPYADEGEYKNGARVRKNYRTLVLGKQTGIPRTPLKLNVKADRNPRSTGKPEHYEGSAEDCTGATKRKRASSNVAAVKKPFSFMANFPSPPSLIIGNDGDLCPAYSLKSMKDNMSPHRSHPVWKWQLGGSAVPLPPSHRFRKF encoded by the coding sequence ATGGGAGACTTGGAGTCTGGATTTGAAGAGATGGAAGGCGTGAAGCTTGGATACCTGGTTATTAAGGGCAAGCAAATGTTTGCACTCTCTCAAGTCTTTACCGACCTCTTGAAAAATATTCCGAGGACTACTGTGCACAAACGAATGGATCACTTAAACGTAAAGAAGCACCACTGTGATCTGGAGGAGCTGCGAAAACTCAAAGCAATAAATTCAATTGCTTTCCATGCGGCTAAATGTACTCTAATTTCAAGGGAAGACGTGGAAGCCCTGTATATTTCTTGCAAAACTGAACGCGTATTGAAATCCAAGAGAAGCAAACTAAAAACAAAGTCAGCAGAGGATCTGTATGGTGGACACATTCGGTCTGATCCACAAAACAGTTTTTGGAAAGAAAAAGTTTGGCTCAGTCTACACGGAGTGTCTCAGccttttacatttaaaaacaaagctgGGCGGCAGCACGAGACTGTTTCGCCTCAAGCTTCCAATCTACCTCAAATTTACAGTAAATTCGCAAGCCATGGCTTCCATGCAGACGCAAAATCCGCATGCCGAAGCCCTAAAAACTTTGAAACAGCTCAAATACCCAGCAACTGTGTGGCATTTAATCCAGGGCATTCATTTTTTCGGAGTGTGGTCTGCAGCCGGCAGCCCGTCCTCTATCAGTCCGCCATTGCGGTGCAGTCCAAGCTCTCAAGCACCGCTGACCTAACTTATAAAAGGAAACGACAGTACGACGGCGCTGGGTGGCACTTCTGGAACAAAAGTAGGCACAGTCGTCGGGTTCTGCTTGTCCCCAAGTGCTGTAAGTCAAAAGTATCCAACGGccatttaaataaatttcaCATCGACCGTGAGCTGTACCTTGCCCACCAGAATGTAGGGAATTTTCAGGAGAGCTGTAGCAGTGACACTGAATCGAGTTCTTATTCCGAGCGTGCCGACAATGACTCGGATTTCGGTTCTAGTCTATCCACTACTAGTAACTCTGGGACTTCAGATGACGAAGATGATGACTCCCTGTCGGAATCTTCAGATGTTAGTTCCGAAGATGATAGTTCTTCCGAATCCGACTCCAGTTCTGTATCGAGTCAAGTTTCCTTGCAGAGCATCCGTTACCGGCGCACGAGTTTTTCAACCCTCAACAATAAAGCACCTTTAGTGACGCAGGCTACTTTTCTATATGATCAACACAGACCAAAAAATCAGAGCGCAGCAACGTTGTCGGATTATGGAATCTCGAACAGGAAGCTCCCGAAATCTGACTTCAAACTCTGTGGGAAGAAACAAGAGGTCGGCAACGCATCAAAGCAGAGTAAAATCTGCCCACTTGTTCCTGGAACTAGCCTCCCTGAATCGAAGAGGGAGACAGCTCCTGGGATTACATTTTCAAACTTTGAAATTCCTGATGACCTAAAGAGGCTTGAACCCACAATTAACCGTGTTCAAGAAGAGGGGCATTCACCTTGCTTAAAGGAAAACAAAGACTTCCCTCAACAAAGGGTATCAGGACAGTCAAACAAATGCCATCAAGCCTTGATCTCACACTGTGCCCAAGACAAAGAAACAATAGTTTCCCAGTCCTCCGAAAACAATCCTGTAAATTTAAAGAAAGAAGCGAAAATTAGCCATTGCCTGAAACCTCATGCATATCTCACCATCAAGGCAGAACCGGAGGATCACAACACACTCTCAAATTACCAAGGCGAGAACAGCACCGTACCGAGAACATCGCCAACTTTACCACAAAATGTGAAAATCAAAGTCGAGGAAAACTTTGACGAGTATGAATACTCGTGTCAAATCCCTGAATTCGGACCGGAACACCACTGCAACGGCAAGGATCCAGACGTCACTAATTCGCAACATCCATGTGGCGAGGAGAAACCGTCAGAGAATTTGAATCACGCAAGCAAAGCCACTGAGTGCACCGACGACCCTGCCACTTCCCAAAAGTCTCCTTCAAAGAACCAGGAATTTAAAAGCACTTTAAACACTCCATATGCAGACGAAGGAGAATACAAAAATGGAGCACGGGTTAGAAAGAATTACAGGACTCTGGTATTAGGAAAACAGACTGGAATTCCGAGGACGCCACTTAAATTGAATGTGAAAGCTGACAGGAATCCGCGTTCTACAGGTAAACCCGAGCATTATGAAGGATCAGCAGAGGATTGTACGGGCGCGACCAAACGAAAACGAGCATCCAGCAATGTAGCAGCTGTGAAAAAACCCTTCAGCTTCATGGCAAATTTTCCGTCTCCGCCGTCACTAATTATCGGCAATGATGGGGATTTGTGTCCTGCGTATTCCTTGAAGTCTATGAAGGATAACATGTCACCACATAGGTCTCACCCTGTTTGGAAATGGCAACTCGGCGGCTCTGCTGTACCACTCCCTCCAAGTCACAGATTCAGGAAATTCTAA